DNA from Actinoplanes sp. SE50/110:
CTCGGCACCGGTCGCGACCGGGAGCTGGGTGGCGGTCGGGGCCACTCCCGGCGGCGCGGGCGGCGCCGGCAGGTGGGTGCGCCGCAGCGGCAGCGGCTCGGCGGCCGCCGCCTCCCGGCTGACGACCTCCGGGTCGTCCTGCAGGTGCGCGGCGCCCGGGTCGCCGGCCAGTGTCTGCTCGGCGCTCTCGGCGGACTGCCCGTCGTTGCCGTTCAGCACGGCGGCGCCGGCCAACCCACCACTGACCAGCGCGAGCAGCGCTGACGTGCCGGCGATCATGCGGACGCCGAAGGGCAGGCGGGCCCACCAAGACTTTCGTGGCATTTCGAGCAGATGCTGCCATGAGTCACTAGTTGTCTGGTTTTGCACCAAAGCATTGTGTCTTGTCCGGAAGCCGAGGCAAGCACATGACGGTCCCCCGAAAAGCTGACCCGCAGTGCCCGTCACGCTCCTGGCGCGTTCCCCCTACGGGCCGGTGTCTGCACACCGGTCGCAAGGTCAACGGGATGCGCCACCGCCGTACGATCACAGGCATGCCTGCGACCACCGGACATCTCGTACCGTTGAGCCCGGCGGAGGAAGCGGCGATGCGCGCGCTCGGCCGGTTCCTCCTCGTCGTGCCGCGGGCACTCGACGCCGACCTGATGCGCGAACAGCGCATGTCGGCCAGCGAATACTCGGTGCTGCGGCACCTGTCCGAAACCGACGACCAGCGGATGCGGATGAGCGAACTCGCCGCCGCCTGCGACATGTCGCTCAGCGGCATGACCCGGCTCGCCGCGAAACTCGAATCCCTCGGCTACGTCAAGCGGATCCGCTGCGAGGAGGACGCCCGCGGCGCCAACGCCGTCCTCACCCCGGCCGGCCTGGCCCGCCTGCGCGAGGCTTGGCCCACCCACCTGGCCAGCGTGCGCCGGCACATCTTCGATCACCTCGGCGACCTGGACCTGACGAAGCTGGCGGCCGCGTTCTCGGCGATGGCGACCGAGATCTGACCGGGCTCTCTCAGATCAGCCGTTCGAAGCATCGGCTGATCGTGGAACCCACATACCTGCCGTACAACGGGATCTCCCGGTAGCCCTCACGCTGGTAGAAGCGGATCGCGTCGGGCTGCTCCGTCCCGGTCTCCAGCCGCACCGTCGTCCAGCCGCGCCGGCGGGCGGCGTCCTCCAGCGCCCGCAGGATCGCGGTCGCGACACCGGAACCACGGCTGCCCGGCGCGACGTACATCCGCTTCACCTCGACGCTGTGCTCGTCGAGCCGGCGCAGCGCACCGCAACCGACCGCCGCGTCGCCGTCGACCGCGACCAGGAACACGTCGATCTCGTCAGCGGCCGGCGCGCCGCCCGGCTCGTGGTCGTCACTGCCGTACCGGGCGTCCAGCTCGGCGCGCTGCGCCAGCCGCAGCGCCGCCCCGGCCGGGTCGTCCCACGCGCGTTCCTCGATCGTCCAGCCCATGACCGCTCTCCCGCCCCGTTTCTCGCGGCCCGGTCAGCGCAACGCCGGGAAGATCGTGCCGGCCACCACCGCGCCCGCCAGCGCACCGACCATCACCTGGGCCGGCGTGTGCGCGGCCAGCCGCACCCGGGCCCACCCGCCGAGCAGCACCAGCGGCGCCCCGGCCAGCACCACCGGCCCGTACACCGCGGTCAGCGTAGCCAGCGCCCCGGCCGCCACCCCGGCATGGATCGACATCTTCCACCAGTGCGTCACCAGCGCGAACACGACCAGCCCGGCGGCGCCCGCCATCAGCAGCGCCAGCACCTCCCGCGGCGCCCCGAGCAGCACGAGAACGATCAACCCCACCCCGAGCGACACGATCCCGAACAGCAACGGCACCCGCCGATCCGCCCGGTCCGGGATGTGGTGGTCGGTCAGCCGTCCGGTCCGCACCCCGTGCAGCACATAGCCCAGCGGGATCACCGCCGCGAAGATCGCCCCCGGCAGTCCCCACCACCGCGACACCCCGGGCGTCTGCCCGGCATGCCACCCCACCACCATCAGCAGCGCCGCCACCAGCACCGCCGGCGCCAGCACCTCCGACACGATCCGAGCCACCCGCTCCCCGGCGTTGATCATCCCGCCATTCTGGCAGCCCCGCCCACCCCACCCGGCTCAGCGCCGCGCGGGCGCCGTGCGAACCATCCGCCACCACCTTCACCGAACGGGACACCGCTTAGACAAGCGCCTATGACCCATCGGGTGATCGGCGATCCACGAATGGCAGAGACCGGCCCGCCAGGCCCTACGGTTTCCGCATGCAGGGCGGAATCAGGCGACACGCACCCGCTGGGCGCACTTGCTACGGTGGCGACATGAGCACGGTGCCCGAGTGGATGCGTCCACCTCGCCCGGAGGGATGGCTCGCCGACGACCTCGACCACCTCCCCGAGGTGCCGCGACACACCGAGCTCATCGACGGGGCCCTCGTCTTCATGATGTCCCCTCAGCGGATCTGGCACGCTCGACTCATCACCGCACTGGTCAACGTTCTCTCGGACCAGACACCGGCCGGCATCGGGGCAGAGCGGGAAATCACGATCCGGCTCGACGAACTGAATCGCCCCGAGCCCGACATTCTCATCACCACCGGCCCCTATGACTGGAACAGCACCTTTTTGACGCCCGACCAGGTGCTTCTGGTGGGCGAGGTGGTCTCCCCCGAATCGGCATACCGAGATCGGACGGTCAAGCTCCGCAAATACGCGGAGGCCGGCATCGCGCACTACTGGCTCGTCGAGGAAGAAGACGGGTCACCGGTCGTCTACGCGTATGACCGCGACAATGCGACCGGCTTGTACGCCCTGACCGAGGTCCACCGCCACAAACTGCACACCATGGCGCCCTTCCCGATCACGTTGGACCTGGATCGCCTGGTCGCCGGCCGCTCGAGCTGACCAGAGCCACAAACACGAACGGCCGGACGCCCACAGCGCCGACCCCGACGAGTTCCTCGAGGGTCACCCGGGAGCGTCATCGGACGGCCAGGCTGGACGTAAGGCAACCGTGATCAGATCGCCTTCGCCGATCCCTGCCGCCGACCGGACAGCGTCCTTGAGCGGGACGAGGTAGCGGCCGTTCTTGGGAAAGAGCGCCGTCCGGAACGCCGTGTCCCCGATGACGACGTGCACCGGGATCTGACCCCAGTAGATCAGCGAGCGGGCCTCATCCTTGAGCTCGGCGCTGTCCGACTCGGGCATGGCCACGAAGAAGAACGGCGCCGGCCCGCGCCACTCGAAGATCTCGCCGTCGAAGACCCATTCCATCGGATCAGACGTTGAACCTGAACTCGACGACGTCGCCGTCCTTCATGATGTAGTCCTTGCCCTCCATGCGGACCTTGCCGGCGGCCTTGGCCGCGGACATCGAGCCGGCCGCCATCAGGTCGTCGTAGCTGACGATCTCGGCCTTGATGAAGCCGCGCTGGAAGTC
Protein-coding regions in this window:
- a CDS encoding MarR family winged helix-turn-helix transcriptional regulator, coding for MPATTGHLVPLSPAEEAAMRALGRFLLVVPRALDADLMREQRMSASEYSVLRHLSETDDQRMRMSELAAACDMSLSGMTRLAAKLESLGYVKRIRCEEDARGANAVLTPAGLARLREAWPTHLASVRRHIFDHLGDLDLTKLAAAFSAMATEI
- a CDS encoding GNAT family N-acetyltransferase encodes the protein MGWTIEERAWDDPAGAALRLAQRAELDARYGSDDHEPGGAPAADEIDVFLVAVDGDAAVGCGALRRLDEHSVEVKRMYVAPGSRGSGVATAILRALEDAARRRGWTTVRLETGTEQPDAIRFYQREGYREIPLYGRYVGSTISRCFERLI
- a CDS encoding Uma2 family endonuclease; translated protein: MSTVPEWMRPPRPEGWLADDLDHLPEVPRHTELIDGALVFMMSPQRIWHARLITALVNVLSDQTPAGIGAEREITIRLDELNRPEPDILITTGPYDWNSTFLTPDQVLLVGEVVSPESAYRDRTVKLRKYAEAGIAHYWLVEEEDGSPVVYAYDRDNATGLYALTEVHRHKLHTMAPFPITLDLDRLVAGRSS
- a CDS encoding DUF1905 domain-containing protein, with product MEWVFDGEIFEWRGPAPFFFVAMPESDSAELKDEARSLIYWGQIPVHVVIGDTAFRTALFPKNGRYLVPLKDAVRSAAGIGEGDLITVALRPAWPSDDAPG